From Camelus ferus isolate YT-003-E chromosome 15, BCGSAC_Cfer_1.0, whole genome shotgun sequence, the proteins below share one genomic window:
- the CEBPZOS gene encoding protein CEBPZOS isoform X1, translated as MARTMEPLAKKIFKGVLVAELVGIFGAYFLFKKMNTSQDFRQTMSKKFPFILEVYYKSIEQSGIYGIREQDQEKWLNSKN; from the exons ATGGCCCGCACTATGGAACCACTGGCAAAGAAGATCTTTAAAGGAGTATTAGTAGCTGAACTTGTGGGCATTTTTGGAgcctattttttgtttaaaaagatgaaCACAAGCCAAG ATTTCAGGCAAACAATGAGCAAGAAATTTCCCTTCATCTTAGAAG tttattacaaatcCATTGAACAGTCTGGAATATATGGAATTAGAGAGCAAGatcaagaaaaatggctgaacAGCAAAAATTAG
- the CEBPZOS gene encoding protein CEBPZOS isoform X2, translating into MRSSACTRLRMARTMEPLAKKIFKGVLVAELVGIFGAYFLFKKMNTSQDFRQTMSKKFPFILEVYYKSIEQSGIYGIREQDQEKWLNSKN; encoded by the exons GATGGCCCGCACTATGGAACCACTGGCAAAGAAGATCTTTAAAGGAGTATTAGTAGCTGAACTTGTGGGCATTTTTGGAgcctattttttgtttaaaaagatgaaCACAAGCCAAG ATTTCAGGCAAACAATGAGCAAGAAATTTCCCTTCATCTTAGAAG tttattacaaatcCATTGAACAGTCTGGAATATATGGAATTAGAGAGCAAGatcaagaaaaatggctgaacAGCAAAAATTAG